The proteins below come from a single Aegilops tauschii subsp. strangulata cultivar AL8/78 chromosome 6, Aet v6.0, whole genome shotgun sequence genomic window:
- the LOC123494293 gene encoding uncharacterized protein, which produces MASGTREEAPSPSSPVVVQTNSPREMDARLLALVCSGTFQDLESFLDGQDHQASSVVGGSAARRPSGDDEEAFLRESVLDGVTVGGDTVLHVVATNGDSQDFLKKAGLVHRKAQNLLCAQNNDGDTPLHCAAREGNFAMVSLLIDLARGQDDNANSLKALLRTENKIKWTALHEAIKSLPVGHDDMVELLMKKDPQLASFPKDGTSPLYLAILEGKSFIAETLYELSGGVLSYSGPNGQNVLHAAVLRGEGKCVFHLPFFLYIF; this is translated from the coding sequence ATGGCGTCGGGCACCAGGGAGGAAGCTCCCAGTCCCAGCTCGCCCGTTGTGGTCCAAACTAACTCTCCACGGGAGATGGATGCCCGGCTGCTAGCGCTGGTCTGCTCAGGCACTTTCCAGGATCTAGAATCATTCCTCGACGGACAAGACCACCAAGCATCTTCCGTCGTCGGAGGGTCGGCGGCACGGCGACCTTCCGGTGACGACGAGGAAGCATTTCTCAGAGAGTCGGTCCTGGACGGGGTCACCGTCGGAGGCGACACTGTTCTCCATGTAGTCGCCACCAATGGTGACTCTCAAGACTTCTTGAAGAAAGCCGGCCTCGTCCACAGGAAGGCACAGAACCTCCTCTGTGCGCAGAACAATGACGGAGATACACCCCTGCATTGTGCGGCACGGGAGGGGAACTTCGCCATGGTGTCTCTTCTCATTGATCTTGCTAGAGGCCAGGATGACAATGCTAACAGTTTGAAGGCATTGCTGAGAACAGAAAACAAGATCAAATGGACAGCCTTGCATGAGGCTATCAAGTCTCTCCCTGTTGGGCACGATGATATGGTCGAGTTGCTCATGAAGAAGGACCCGCAGTTGGCCAGTTTCCCGAAAGATGGCACGTCGCCATTGTACCTGGCCATCTTGGAGGGGAAGAGTTTCATCGCGGAAACACTCTATGAGTTGAGTGGCGGGGTGCTCTCATACTCCGGACCAAATGGACAAAATGTACTGCATGCTGCTGTTCTCCGAGGCGAAGGTAAATGTGTTTTTCACCTGCCATTTTTCTTGTACATTTTTTAA
- the LOC109776155 gene encoding uncharacterized protein produces the protein MLEWNNVLASQRDNNGRTPLHFAATAVLGNQNILSQVLKANAEALYQPDHNGSFPIHMAASVGATSVVSEFIENTPNCAGLRDARKMTFLHVAVDKKKISTVSYACKNGTLSWIFNMQDKNGNTAVHLAAQAGSVKIFCCLFRNRQVQLNLTNKKGETPLDIAYQNIPKGLHAYMVITGNVHCHFTFKQKLTGEHKQLRFVRSNLYLC, from the coding sequence ATGTTGGAATGGAACAACGTCCTTGCATCGCAACGGGATAATAACGGACGGACACCGCTTCACTTTGCCGCCACAGCTGTTCTAGGGAATCAGAATATACTTTCACAAGTACTGAAAGCCAATGCAGAGGCATTGTATCAGCCAGACCACAATGGATCATTCCCCATACACATGGCTGCATCTGTCGGTGCAACAAGTGTAGTCAGTGAATTTATTGAAAATACGCCCAATTGTGCTGGTTTACGTGATGCTAGGAAAATGACATTTCTTCATGTTGCAGTTGATAAAAAGAAAATATCGACAGTTAGTTATGCTTGCAAGAACGGAACATTATCATGGATTTTTAATATGCAAGACAAGAATGGGAACACTGCAGTACACCTAGCTGCCCAGGCTGGCAGTGTTAAAATATTTTGTTGTTTGTTCAGGAATAGACAAGTACAATTGAATTTGACAAATAAGAAAGGGGAGACTCCACTAGATATAGCGTATCAAAATATTCCTAAAGGGCTGCATGCTTACATGGTAATCACTGGTAATGTACACTGTCATTTTACTTTTAAGCAGAAGCTTACAGGTGAGCATAAACAACTGAGATTTGTGCGGTCTAACTTATACTTATGTTGA